In Dolichospermum flos-aquae CCAP 1403/13F, the following proteins share a genomic window:
- a CDS encoding DUF4079 domain-containing protein, which yields MINVSAVLEPIAGWFRCLGVPEAVVHWGHPAMMGIVIFVVGTFVGVTGWRGKLLEGKDKDAAIQSRNAHRQLAPWLFVFLAGGYTGGILSLVMQQKPLFESPHFWTGSLVLILLLINGVISLSGFFGNKAGLRAVHAYLGSTTLLIMFVHAVLGLNLGISL from the coding sequence ATGATAAATGTAAGTGCAGTTTTAGAACCAATTGCAGGTTGGTTTCGTTGTCTAGGTGTTCCTGAAGCGGTTGTGCATTGGGGACATCCAGCAATGATGGGAATTGTGATTTTTGTGGTAGGGACTTTTGTGGGGGTGACGGGTTGGCGCGGAAAGTTGCTGGAGGGGAAGGATAAGGATGCAGCTATTCAAAGCCGTAATGCTCATCGTCAATTAGCTCCTTGGTTATTTGTATTTTTGGCAGGTGGCTATACTGGTGGGATTTTATCTTTAGTGATGCAGCAAAAACCACTGTTTGAAAGTCCTCATTTTTGGACGGGTTCACTGGTACTAATACTGTTGTTAATTAATGGTGTAATTTCTCTAAGTGGATTTTTTGGAAATAAAGCTGGTTTGCGTGCAGTTCATGCTTATTTAGGGTCTACAACTCTTTTGATTATGTTTGTTCATGCTGTATTAGGGTTAAATTTAGGCATTTCTTTGTGA